One genomic region from Pseudomonas sp. R5-89-07 encodes:
- a CDS encoding YceH family protein, which translates to MTAEHDTDTPEPRLNSTEIRVLGCLIEKQATNPETYPLTLNALVLACNQKTSREPVTNLSQGQVGQSLRVLEGQGFTRLVMGSRADRWEHRVDKALELVPAQVILIGLLFLRGPQTVNELLTRSGRMHDFEDAEQVVHQLERLIARGLAVLVPRQAGQREDRYTHALGDPADIEAIIAARGNPVERGGGAVSAERIEELEARIAALEERLAQLEQA; encoded by the coding sequence ATGACCGCCGAGCACGACACCGACACCCCTGAGCCGCGCCTGAACAGCACGGAAATCCGCGTCCTGGGCTGCCTGATCGAGAAACAGGCAACCAACCCCGAAACCTACCCCCTGACCCTCAACGCCTTGGTACTGGCATGCAACCAGAAAACCAGCCGGGAACCGGTGACCAACCTGAGCCAGGGCCAGGTCGGCCAGAGCTTGCGCGTACTCGAAGGCCAGGGTTTTACCCGGCTGGTCATGGGCAGCCGTGCCGACCGTTGGGAACACCGCGTGGACAAGGCGCTGGAACTGGTGCCGGCTCAGGTGATCCTGATCGGGCTGCTGTTTCTGCGCGGCCCGCAGACCGTCAACGAGTTGCTCACGCGCAGCGGGCGCATGCATGACTTTGAGGACGCCGAGCAGGTGGTGCATCAGCTCGAACGCCTGATTGCACGCGGCTTGGCGGTGCTGGTGCCGCGCCAGGCGGGTCAGCGCGAAGATCGTTATACCCATGCGCTGGGGGATCCGGCGGATATCGAAGCGATCATTGCGGCGCGCGGCAACCCGGTGGAGCGCGGCGGTGGAGCTGTCTCGGCCGAGCGTATTGAAGAGTTGGAAGCGCGGATTGCGGCACTGGAAGAACGGCTGGCACAGTTGGAACAGGCGTGA
- a CDS encoding DUF1993 family protein, with translation MTISLYAASIPVFKQMLNALSDVLNKAEAHAAAKNIEPNALLQARLFPDMFALVRQVQIAVDFAKGVSARLAEIEVPKYEDSEVTFADLQALIAKVLAFVDTIKPEQIDGKEGIEIVTRPGTPKEKRFSGQSYLLSYGLPQFFFHVTTAYALLRHNGVEVGKRDYMGAF, from the coding sequence ATGACTATTTCCCTGTATGCCGCTTCTATCCCAGTCTTCAAGCAAATGCTCAACGCCCTCAGCGATGTGCTGAACAAGGCCGAAGCCCACGCCGCCGCCAAGAACATCGAGCCGAACGCGCTGCTGCAAGCGCGCCTGTTCCCGGACATGTTTGCGCTGGTACGCCAGGTACAGATCGCCGTCGACTTCGCCAAGGGCGTTTCCGCGCGCCTGGCCGAGATCGAAGTGCCCAAGTACGAAGACAGCGAAGTCACCTTTGCCGACCTGCAAGCGCTGATCGCCAAGGTGCTGGCCTTTGTCGACACCATCAAGCCTGAGCAAATCGACGGCAAGGAAGGCATCGAGATCGTCACCCGCCCTGGCACGCCGAAAGAGAAGCGCTTCAGCGGCCAATCCTACCTGCTGAGCTACGGCCTGCCGCAGTTCTTCTTCCACGTCACCACCGCTTACGCGTTGCTGCGTCATAACGGCGTTGAAGTGGGCAAGCGTGACTACATGGGCGCTTTCTAA
- the sstT gene encoding serine/threonine transporter SstT, whose translation MTAAPSPLQRLMRVSLVTQIVIGLIAGILLALLLPEAAKATGFIGKVFVTALKAVAPILVFVLVMASIANHKHGQETHIRPILFLYLLGTFAAAVVAVVASTLFPSSLVLATHDATVSAPGGIGEVLQSLLLSVVDNPVSALMNANFIGILAWAIGMGIAIRHAGETTRTVLDDLSNGVTLIVRVVIRFAPLGIFGLVASTLATSGFGALLGYAHLLVVLIGCMLFVALVINPAIVFWKLRRNPYPLVLLCLRESGITAFFTRSSAANIPVNLALSKRLGLHEDTYSVSIPLGATINMAGAAITITVLTLAAVHTLGIAVDLPTAVLLSVVAAICACGASGVAGGSLLLIPLACSLFGIPSEIAMQVVAVGFIIGVLQDSAETALNSSTDVLFTAAACLGKDEQPA comes from the coding sequence ATGACTGCTGCCCCTTCCCCGCTGCAACGTTTAATGCGCGTCAGCCTGGTCACCCAAATTGTCATCGGCCTGATCGCCGGGATCCTGCTGGCCTTGTTGCTGCCTGAGGCCGCCAAGGCCACCGGATTTATTGGCAAGGTGTTCGTCACGGCGCTGAAGGCCGTCGCGCCGATCCTGGTGTTTGTGCTGGTGATGGCGTCCATCGCCAATCATAAACACGGCCAGGAAACCCACATCCGGCCGATCCTGTTCCTGTATCTGCTGGGCACCTTTGCCGCCGCCGTGGTTGCGGTGGTTGCCAGCACATTGTTCCCATCGTCCCTGGTACTGGCCACCCATGACGCCACCGTGAGCGCTCCCGGCGGTATTGGCGAAGTCCTGCAGAGCCTGCTGCTCAGCGTGGTGGATAACCCGGTCAGCGCCCTGATGAATGCCAACTTCATTGGCATCCTGGCCTGGGCCATCGGCATGGGCATTGCCATTCGCCATGCCGGCGAAACCACCCGCACCGTGCTCGACGACTTGTCCAACGGCGTGACGCTGATCGTACGCGTGGTCATTCGCTTCGCCCCGCTGGGGATCTTCGGCCTGGTCGCTTCGACCCTGGCCACCTCCGGCTTCGGCGCCCTGCTCGGCTATGCGCACCTGCTGGTGGTGCTGATCGGCTGCATGCTGTTCGTGGCGCTGGTGATCAACCCCGCGATCGTATTCTGGAAACTGCGCCGCAACCCTTACCCGCTGGTGTTGCTGTGCCTGCGTGAAAGCGGGATTACCGCGTTCTTCACCCGCAGTTCGGCGGCGAACATTCCGGTGAACCTGGCGCTGAGCAAACGCCTGGGCCTGCATGAAGACACCTACTCGGTTTCGATCCCGCTCGGCGCCACCATCAATATGGCCGGCGCGGCAATCACCATCACCGTGCTGACCCTGGCGGCCGTGCACACGCTGGGCATTGCCGTCGACCTGCCCACCGCCGTGCTGCTGAGTGTGGTTGCAGCTATCTGCGCCTGCGGCGCTTCGGGCGTGGCCGGTGGTTCGCTGCTGTTGATTCCGCTGGCGTGCAGCCTGTTCGGCATCCCGAGCGAAATCGCCATGCAGGTAGTGGCGGTAGGCTTCATCATCGGTGTGCTGCAGGATTCGGCGGAAACCGCACTCAATTCGTCCACCGATGTGTTGTTTACCGCGGCGGCCTGTTTGGGCAAGGATGAACAGCCGGCGTAA
- a CDS encoding MFS transporter: MLFPILLLSAAGFTVLTTEFVIVGLLPSIARDLNVSVSEAGLLVTLFAFTLAAFGPFLTAYFARFQRKRLFISILILFAVANTVAALAPNIWVMALARLIPALGLPVFWALASETAVDIVGPEFDGRAIEKIGFGIVCATVFGIPVGTLISDMFGWRTAFAALAVIALAKALLLFVYLPVTQAKNEHVSLRSQFKILRSPVMQGHILLSILVFSGMFTAYTYLADILERLAGFDGTLVGWCLMGFGAVGLIGNSLGGRAVDRHPLIASMVFCAFMIAGMVAVVPAIHSTIGLAAAMAVWGVTQAAMFLVSHVRLMKAAPHAPAFAASLNIAGANLGIGLGAMVGGRVIDTLGLGSLGVAASGFILVSILLALWLMTAKPASTCA, encoded by the coding sequence ATGCTGTTTCCCATCCTGCTACTGTCGGCCGCCGGTTTTACCGTGCTGACCACAGAATTCGTCATTGTCGGCCTGCTGCCCTCGATCGCCCGGGACCTGAACGTCAGCGTGTCCGAGGCTGGGCTGCTGGTGACGCTGTTCGCGTTCACCTTGGCGGCGTTCGGTCCGTTCCTCACCGCCTACTTCGCGCGGTTCCAACGCAAGCGCCTGTTTATAAGCATCCTGATCCTGTTCGCGGTGGCCAATACCGTGGCGGCGCTGGCACCGAATATCTGGGTGATGGCCCTGGCGCGCTTGATCCCGGCCCTGGGCTTGCCGGTGTTCTGGGCGCTGGCCAGTGAAACGGCGGTGGACATCGTCGGCCCGGAATTCGATGGGCGCGCGATTGAAAAAATCGGTTTTGGCATTGTCTGCGCCACGGTGTTCGGCATTCCGGTGGGCACGCTGATTTCTGATATGTTCGGCTGGCGCACCGCCTTTGCTGCCCTCGCGGTGATTGCCTTGGCCAAGGCGTTGTTGCTGTTTGTCTACCTGCCGGTTACCCAGGCCAAGAACGAGCACGTCAGCCTGCGCTCGCAATTCAAGATCCTGCGCAGCCCAGTGATGCAGGGCCATATCCTGTTGTCGATCCTGGTGTTCAGCGGCATGTTCACCGCCTACACCTATCTGGCGGACATTCTTGAACGCCTGGCCGGGTTTGACGGCACCCTGGTGGGCTGGTGCCTGATGGGCTTTGGCGCGGTCGGACTGATCGGCAACTCTCTGGGCGGGCGGGCGGTGGACCGTCACCCGTTGATCGCCTCCATGGTGTTTTGCGCGTTCATGATCGCGGGCATGGTGGCGGTGGTGCCGGCGATTCACTCGACCATTGGCTTGGCGGCGGCCATGGCCGTGTGGGGCGTGACCCAAGCGGCGATGTTTCTGGTCAGCCATGTGCGGCTGATGAAGGCCGCGCCCCATGCACCGGCGTTTGCCGCGTCGTTGAATATTGCCGGGGCCAACCTGGGTATCGGCTTGGGCGCGATGGTCGGCGGGCGAGTGATCGATACGCTGGGCCTGGGCAGCCTGGGCGTTGCCGCGTCGGGGTTTATCCTGGTGTCGATCTTGCTGGCATTGTGGCTGATGACAGCCAAGCCGGCGTCGACCTGCGCCTGA